Proteins from a single region of Paramormyrops kingsleyae isolate MSU_618 chromosome 9, PKINGS_0.4, whole genome shotgun sequence:
- the gnl2 gene encoding nucleolar GTP-binding protein 2, whose protein sequence is MVKPRFKGKSTINPSSSSSNPDRLKGSGGSNMRDRATIKRLNMYRQKQRCNNRGKVIRPLQFQSTVSPGTVARVEPNIKWFANTRVIKQSSLQMFQEEMGAVQKDPYRVVMRQSKLPMSLLYDRVKAHSTKVHILDTETFETTFGPKAQRKRPSLSVGDVKDLAEKAEAEALGYCAEKDRDLVTEDTGVRNEAREEIFKKGQSKRIWGELYKVIDSSDVIIQVLDARDPMGTRSQSIETYMKKEKPWKHLIFVLNKCDLIPTWVTKRWVAILSQEFPTLAFHASLTNSFGKGSLIQLLRQFGKLHSDKKQISVGFIGYPNVGKSSIINTLRSKKVCNVAPLAGETKVWQYITLMRRIFLIDCPGVVYPSEDSETDIVLKGVVQVEKIKNPEEHIGAVLERAKPEYIQKTYRVPCWTSAEDFLEKLALRTGKLLKGGDPDLPTVSKMVLNDWQRGRIPFFVKPPLTETEEERQERLGKVGEMISDGDSQEVTPDLVTEGLDQTDSSEQVPKLLTNVRQNFGKINVGPEFTEEDLVPVEVSDFSDEEEEQSEEEDVGSDGPDGGEESEDGEDESEKAEEPKAAPAKAEVKDSRQVVKELDQKIAKYKQFLSRAKCKRFSAIRIPKSLTERLYTQTERQPSAKAEIQTSRKRKAEEDDGQSVTGRGGRLTCKERRRRERAQKVKKVGVRYYETHNIKNKNKKRAPSGGPEQSKRGRR, encoded by the exons ATGGTGAAGCCGCGGTTTAAGGGGAAAAGCACAATAAACCCCTCGTCCTCCAGCTCGAACCCAG ATCGACTGAAGGGTTCTGGAGGAAGCAACATGAGGGACCGGGCAACAATAAAACGTTTGAACATGTACAGACAGAAACAGCGCTG CAACAACAGGGGGAAGGTGATCAGACCACTGCAGTTCCAGTCCACAGTTTCACCTGGCACTGTGGCGCGAGTGGAGCCCAACATAAAATGGTTTG CCAACACTCGTGTCATCAAGCAGTCATCGCTGCAGATGTTCCAGGAGGAGATGGGAGCAGTGCAGAAGGACCCCTATCGGGTGGTGATGAGGCAGAGCAAGCTGCCCATGTCTCTCCTGTATGACCGGGTCAAGGCCCAT AGTACCAAGGTGCACATCCTGGACACGGAGACGTTCGAGACGACGTTCGGGCCTAAAGCACAGCGGAAGAGGCCCAGCCTGAGCGTGGGTGATGTGAAGGACCTGGCCGAGAAGGCAGAGGCCGAGGCTCTCGGCTACTGTGCCGAAAAGGACCGGGACCTCGTCACGGAGGACACCGGAGTCAG GAATGAGGCACGTGAGGAGATTTTCAAGAAGGGCCAGTCCAAGAGGATATGGGGTGAACTCTACAAG GTGATAGATTCTTCAGACGTGATTATCCAGGTGCTGGACGCTCGGGACCCAATGGGCACCAGGTCCCAGAGCATCGAGACCTACATGAAGAAGGAGAAGCCCTGGAAGCACCTAATCTTCGTGCTCAACAAATGTGACCTCATCCCCACCTGGGTAACG AAACGGTGGGTGGCCATACTATCCCAGGAGTTCCCCACCCTGGCTTTCCACGCCAGTCTCACCAACTCCTTCGGAAAGGGGTCCCTCATCCAGCTCTTGCGACAGTTTGGAAAG CTCCACTCAGATAAGAAGCAGATCAGCGTGGGATTCATTGGGTACCCCAATGTGGGCAAGAGCTCCATCATCAACACGCTGCGCTCCAAGAAGGTCTGCAACGTGGCACCCCTCGCCGGGGAGACCAAG GTGTGGCAGTACATCACGCTGATGCGACGTATATTTCTGATCGACTGTCCCGGCGTCGTGTATCCGTCAGAGGACAGTGAAACGGACATCGTACTCAAAGGAGTG GTGCAAGTGGAGAAGATCAAGAACCCAGAGGAGCATATTGGGGCTGTATTGGAGCGGGCGAAACCGGAGTATATCCAGAAAACGTATCGAGTCCCTTGCTGGACGTCAGCTGAGGACTTCCTGGAAAAGCTGGCACTTCGCACCGGGAAACTCCTAAAG GGGGGTGACCCAGATCTGCCTACGGTGTCCAAAATGGTGTTGAACGACTGGCAGAGAGGTCGCATCCCGTTCTTTGTGAAGCCCCCCCTCACGGAGAcggaggaggag CGTCAGGAAAGATTGGGGAAAGTAGGAGAGATGATCAGTGACGGGGACTCGCAGGAGGTGACCCCCGATTTGGTGACGGAGGGTCTGGACCAGACTGACTCAAGTGAGCAGGTGCCGAAACTCCTGACCAACGTCAGGCAGAACTTCGGGAAGATCAACGTAGGCCCAGAGTTCACAGAGGAGGACCTGGTGCCCGTGGAGGTGTCGGACTTCTcggatgaggaggaagagcagTCAGAAGAGGAAGATGTGGGGAGTGACGGACCAGATGGGGGCGAAGAGAGTGAGGATGGTGAGGACGAGAGTGAGAAGGCAGAGGAGCCGAAAGCTGCCCCAGCCAAGGCTGAGGTCAAGGACTCACGGCAAGTGGTCAAAGAGCTGGACCAGAAGATCGCCAAGTACAAACAGTTCCTGAGCCGGGCCAAGTGCAAGAGGTTCTCAGCTATCCG GATTCCAAAGTCACTGACGGAGAGGCTGTACACGCAAACGGAAAGGCAGCCGTCGGCGAAAG CTGAGATACAGACCAGCAGAAAGAGGAAGGCCGAGGAAGACGAtggccagagtgtgacgggacgTGGTGGCAGGCTGACGTGCAAAGAG CGGAGGAGACGGGAACGAGCACAGAAGGTGAAGAAGGTGGGGGTGCGTTATTACGAAACGCACAACATCAAGAACAAGAACAAAAAGAGGGCCCCCTCTGGTGGGCCCGAGCAGAGCAAGCGGGGCCGGCGCTGA
- the dnali1 gene encoding axonemal dynein light intermediate polypeptide 1: MIPPVDSLLKYDNPVLVSRNTEKKSFKARNLKASLQLPAVTGPVPPKPKSPTADSIRQQTEEVLDVILPPREWTENDQLWIQRVSSAPCTRVDVIHLQEQLDLKLQQRQARETGICPVRRQLYSQCFDELIRQVTINCAERGLLLLRVRDEIRMTLAAYQTLYESSVAFGMRKALQTEQGKSDMEKKIEQLEKEKKELDRQVNEQRARCEAVEKREAERRQADEKKHSEEIQFLKRANQQLKVLLDGLVSPKN, encoded by the exons ATGATTCCCCCAGTCGACTCGCTACTGAAATACGACAATCCTGTACTGGTGAGCAGGAACACAGAAAAGAAATCATTCAAG GCCAGGAACTTGAAAGCAAGCCTCCAGTTGCCCGCTGTAACTGGGCCAGTGCCCCCAAAACCTAAGAGCCCCACCGCTGATTCCATCAGGCAGCAAACTGAGGAGGTTCTGGATGTCATCCTGCCCCCCAG GGAATGGACGGAGAATGACCAACTGTGGATCCAGCGGGTTTCCAGTGCGCCCTGCACACGCGTGGATGTCATACACCTCCAGGAGCAGCTGGATCTAAAGCTACAGCAGAGACAGGCTCGGGAGACGGGCATCTGTCCCGTCCGCAGACAGCTCTACTCCCAATGCTTTG ATGAGCTGATCCGACAGGTGACCATCAACTGCGCCGAGAGGGGGCTCCTCCTGCTTCGTGTCCGGGACGAGATCCGCATGACCCTGGCTGCCTACCAAACGCTGTACGAGAGCAGTGTGGCGTTTGGCATGAGGAAGGCCTTGCAGACCGAGCAGGGCAAGTCCGATATGGAGAAGAAG ATTGAGCAGCtggagaaagagaagaaagaacTGGACAGGCAGGTGAACGAGCAGAGGGCCAGATGCGAGGCCGTGGAGAAGCGGGAGGCTGAGCGGCGGCAGGCCGACGAGAAGAAGCATTCAGAGGAGATCCAGTTCCTCAAACGGGCCAACCAGCAACTTAAG gtcctGCTTGACGGACTGGTATCGCCAAAGAATTAA
- the snip1 gene encoding smad nuclear-interacting protein 1 → MEMDRERRHRRHDSPRETKIRIKQEKLSPARPQRSRRSSSGSNRGSASPVPQRRRASKSPARRGDRSSGRRESRSPRRKRSRSPPRGSDVKIKRERDSHCGEEDRRRHNRRDGEDERRGGREAERPRHRERGGREGAERQRDRDARAFHEQQAERVRHDERRREHRHCMETGGQDAPESPTFGSQADSEAPVADKEKPNFELSGALVEDTNTFRGVVIKYNEPPEARIPKRRWRLYPFKNDEPLPVMYIHRQSAYLLGRQRKIADIPIDHPSCSKQHAVFQYRLVEFTRADGTTGRKVKPYIIDLGSGNGTYLNNQRVEAQRYYELKEKDVLKFGFSSREYVLLHEFSDTTEVDEKRDEEDEGMDE, encoded by the exons ATGGAGATGGACAGGGAGAGACGACACAGACGCCATGATTCGCCTCGGGAAACGAAGATTAGAATCAAGCAGGAGAAGCTGAGTCCGGCTAGGCCGCAGAGATCCCGCCGCTCGAGTTCGGGATCTAACAGAGGCAGCGCAAGTCCGGTGCCGCAGAGGAGGCGAGCCAGCAA ATCACCAGCCAGGAGGGGGGACAGGTCGTCAGGCCGAAGGGAGAGCCGTTCCCCCCGGCGTAAACGGAGCCGAAGCCCCCCACGTGGCAGTGATGTTAAAATAAAACGG GAACGGGACAGTCACTGCGGCGAAGAGGACCGGAGGCGGCACAACCGCAGGGATGGGGAGGATGAGCGACGGGGAGGACGGGAGGCTGAGCGGCCGCGGCACAGAGAgcgaggagggagagagggagcagagcGGCAGAGGGACAGAGACGCAAGGGCTTTCCATGAGCAGCAGGCTGAGCGGGTGCGGCATGATGAGCGGAGGAGGGAGCACCGACACTGCATGGAGACTGGAGGCCAGGATGCTCCTGAAAGTCCCACCTTTGGCTCGCAGGCGGACAGCGAGGCCCCAGTGGCAGACAAAGAGAAACCCAACTTTGAGCTCTCTGGTGCCCTCGTAGAAGATACCAACACCTTTAGGGGGGTGGTGATTAAATACAATGAACCCCCCGAGGCGCGCATACCTAAGCGGAGGTGGCGGCTGTACCCCTTCAAGAACGACGAGCCGCTACCCGTCATGTACATCCACCGACAGAGCGCCTACCTGCTGGGGCGGCAGAGGAAGATCGCAGACATCCCCATTGATCACCCCTCTTGCTCCAAACAGCATGCCGTGTTTCAGTACAG GTTGGTGGAGTTCACGCGAGCAGATGGGACCACAGGCAGGAAGGTGAAGCCGTACATTATCGACCTGGGATCTGGCAACGGCACGTACCTGAATAACCAGCGTGTCGAGGCGCAACGCTACTACGAGCTGAAGGAGAAGGACGTGCTGAAGTTCGGCTTCAGCAGCCGCGAGTACGTCCTTCTGCACGAGTTCTCTGACACGACCGAGGTGGACGAGAAGCGAGACGAGGAGGACGAGGGCATGGACGAGTGA